In the genome of Nerophis lumbriciformis linkage group LG32, RoL_Nlum_v2.1, whole genome shotgun sequence, one region contains:
- the pgam2 gene encoding phosphoglycerate mutase 2 — MAAVHRLVIVRHGESSWNQENRFCGWFDADLSEKGMEEAKRGAQAIKEAGMKFDICYTSVLKRAIKTLWTIMEGTDQMWLPVIRTWRLNERHYGGLTGLNKAETAAKHGEEQVKIWRRSFDIPPPSMDKDHPYHSIISESRRYKNLKAGELPTCESLKDTIARALPFWNDVIAPEIKAGKNVIIAAHGNSLRGIVKHLEGMSDAAIMELNLPTGIPIVYELDANLKPVKPMSFLGDEETVKKAMEAVAAQGKVKK, encoded by the exons ATGGCCGCTGTTCATCGTCTGGTTATTGTTCGCCATGGGGAGAGCTCCTGGAACCAGGAGAACCGCTTTTGCGGCTGGTTTGACGCAGACCTCAGTGAGAAGGGTATGGAGGAGGCCAAGCGGGGAGCTCAGGCCATCAAGGAGGCTGGCATGAAGTTTGACATCTGCTACACCTCCGTGCTTAAACGTGCCATCAAGACCTTGTGGACCATCATGGAAGGTACGGACCAGATGTGGCTGCCCGTAATCCGTACTTGGCGCCTCAATGAGCGTCACTACGGGGGCCTCACCGGTCTCAACAAGGCCGAGACAGCCGCCAAGCACGGTGAGGAGCAGGTGAAGATCTGGCGTCGCTCCTTCGACATCCCACCACCATCCATGGACAAGGACCACCCCTATCACTCCATCATCAGTGAG TCCAGACGCTATAAGAACCTGAAGGCTGGTGAGCTGCCTACATGCGAATCCCTGAAGGACACCATTGCTCGCGCCCTGCCTTTCTGGAACGACGTCATCGCTCCTGAAATCAAAGCCGGAAAGAACGTTATCATCGCAGCCCACGGCAACAGTCTCCGCGGTATCGTCAAACACTTAGAAG GCATGTCCGATGCCGCCATCATGGAGCTAAACCTGCCCACTGGAATCCCCATTGTGTACGAGCTGGACGCCAACCTGAAGCCTGTGAAGCCAATGTCCTTCCTGGGTGATGAGGAGACCGTGAAGAAGGCCATGGAGGCTGTGGCTGCCCAGGGCAAAGTGAAGAAGTAA